Proteins co-encoded in one Rhizobium sp. NZLR1 genomic window:
- a CDS encoding OmpA family protein, whose translation MSITTGYTRRLLAAAMLLGLVACSTTEIASLEEPTAAPMTGQTNDPAPGFEKVAAGSEEDFILNVGRRIYFKQDSAALDSVAMATLDNQANWLNRNPTWLLKLQGFADDSGSASKMETLSQKRADAAMAYLTSKGVDAKRMWARGYGNDREVRDCTDRSCKVQNRRVVTNLRTQPDAV comes from the coding sequence ATGTCTATCACGACCGGATACACGAGACGCCTTCTTGCTGCGGCCATGCTCCTGGGGCTTGTGGCCTGCTCCACCACAGAAATCGCCTCCCTGGAAGAACCCACCGCAGCGCCGATGACCGGCCAGACCAACGATCCCGCGCCCGGTTTCGAAAAAGTGGCGGCGGGCAGCGAAGAGGATTTTATCCTCAATGTCGGCCGGCGGATCTACTTCAAGCAGGACTCCGCCGCGCTCGATTCCGTCGCCATGGCAACCCTGGATAATCAGGCCAATTGGCTCAATAGGAACCCGACCTGGCTGCTCAAGCTGCAGGGATTTGCCGACGATTCCGGTTCCGCTTCGAAGATGGAGACGCTGTCGCAGAAGCGCGCCGATGCGGCAATGGCCTATCTCACCTCGAAGGGGGTGGACGCCAAGCGCATGTGGGCCAGGGGCTACGGCAACGATCGCGAAGTTCGCGACTGTACGGATCGCTCCTGCAAGGTGCAAAACAGGCGCGTCGTCACCAATCTCCGCACCCAGCCCGACGCGGTCTGA
- a CDS encoding IclR family transcriptional regulator — MDKRQPSKSDIVQSVDVCIDVLLNVAKNPDIRLTEVAQNLGETKPRILRMLRTLERRGLVRKSDTGTYRLGTTAIILGTAASTQVDLVRIANPVLEEVGQKANETTQLRIIDNGESLCIAKFEPMRDLRVQAVIGRRRPLTAGSYKVLLAYLHPQVQLQMIPETLPRLTKRTITDRSKLVAELDKIRRQGFCVSYGEVSEQLVSVSVPVLAFDGSVIAAVNVGAPAFRTQKSDVDRFIVLLKEASSKISARLGW; from the coding sequence ATGGACAAAAGACAACCGTCAAAAAGCGATATCGTGCAGTCTGTTGATGTCTGCATCGACGTCTTGCTAAATGTCGCCAAAAACCCGGATATCAGATTGACTGAGGTGGCGCAGAACCTCGGGGAAACCAAGCCGAGAATTTTGCGCATGTTACGCACACTGGAACGGCGCGGCCTGGTGCGGAAGAGCGATACAGGCACTTACCGGCTGGGGACGACTGCGATCATTCTCGGGACTGCCGCCTCGACACAGGTTGATCTGGTGCGAATAGCCAATCCTGTTCTTGAAGAAGTTGGCCAGAAGGCGAACGAAACGACCCAGCTCAGGATCATCGACAATGGCGAATCCCTGTGCATTGCAAAGTTCGAACCGATGCGCGACTTGCGGGTACAGGCGGTGATCGGTCGAAGACGACCGCTCACCGCCGGCTCGTACAAGGTGCTTCTCGCCTATCTCCACCCCCAGGTGCAGTTGCAAATGATCCCCGAGACTTTGCCGCGGCTGACCAAGCGCACCATCACGGATCGCAGCAAGTTGGTTGCTGAATTGGATAAAATCCGCCGCCAGGGATTTTGTGTGAGTTACGGTGAAGTCAGCGAGCAACTCGTCTCCGTCTCAGTGCCGGTTCTGGCATTCGACGGATCCGTGATCGCCGCGGTGAATGTCGGCGCCCCCGCCTTTCGCACGCAAAAAAGCGACGTCGACCGCTTCATCGTTCTGCTGAAGGAGGCCTCCAGCAAGATATCGGCCCGGCTGGGATGGTAG
- a CDS encoding ABC transporter permease has translation MVTSIIRRLIQALFVIVAMTIIVFIGVNVIGNPVDILINPDANQAERALVIAHYGLDQPLWKQYLLFLQGLLHGDFGNSFVYGRPALGLILERLPATLELAITALGIALLFGLPLGLYAGLYPNRISSKLIMSGSILGFSLPTFWVGLMLIMVFSVELGWLPTNGRGPTRELLGAQWSFLTGDGIRHLLLPAFNLALFKTSLILRLTRAGVQEVLPQDYVKFARAKGLRERRIISVHVLKNLMIPVVTIIGLEFGSLIAFSVVTESIFAWPGMGKLIIDSINLLDRPVIVAYLMMMVLLFVVLNFIIDICYTLLDPRVRLEGKA, from the coding sequence ATGGTCACATCCATTATCAGGCGGTTGATACAGGCGCTGTTCGTCATTGTCGCGATGACGATCATTGTCTTCATCGGCGTCAATGTGATCGGCAACCCGGTCGACATCCTCATCAACCCGGACGCCAATCAGGCGGAGCGGGCACTGGTTATCGCCCATTACGGTCTGGATCAGCCGCTGTGGAAACAGTATCTGCTGTTTCTCCAAGGACTTCTGCATGGGGACTTCGGCAACAGCTTCGTTTATGGGCGGCCGGCGCTGGGTCTGATCCTCGAACGTCTCCCGGCGACGCTCGAACTGGCGATCACGGCTCTCGGCATCGCGCTGCTTTTCGGCTTGCCGCTTGGGCTGTATGCAGGGCTCTACCCCAATCGGATTTCCTCCAAGCTGATCATGAGCGGCTCGATTCTGGGCTTCTCACTTCCGACCTTCTGGGTCGGCCTCATGCTGATCATGGTGTTTTCCGTCGAGCTCGGCTGGTTGCCGACGAATGGCCGCGGCCCAACGCGGGAACTGCTTGGTGCACAATGGTCGTTTCTGACCGGAGACGGCATCCGGCATCTCTTATTGCCGGCCTTCAACCTGGCTCTGTTCAAGACGTCGCTCATTCTTCGGCTGACCCGCGCCGGTGTACAGGAGGTTCTTCCCCAGGACTATGTGAAGTTTGCCCGCGCCAAGGGATTGCGAGAGCGGCGGATCATTTCGGTGCACGTTCTCAAGAACCTGATGATACCGGTGGTGACCATCATCGGTCTCGAGTTCGGCTCACTGATCGCCTTTTCGGTCGTCACCGAAAGCATCTTTGCGTGGCCGGGCATGGGCAAGCTCATCATCGACTCCATCAACCTTCTCGATCGCCCCGTCATCGTCGCCTACCTGATGATGATGGTGCTGCTCTTCGTTGTCCTCAATTTCATCATCGATATCTGTTATACCCTTCTGGATCCTCGGGTCCGGCTGGAAGGAAAGGCTTGA
- a CDS encoding L,D-transpeptidase, whose protein sequence is MVGTRRDILLGGLALLGAGAVGKPALAAASSYFGGTIVDNGVTFRGTNFAKIDKQWHRQVVKYFSSEPIGTVVVDTRHHFLYVIMENKTAIRYGVGVGREGFKWFGRATIDAKSLWPRWTPPPEMRKRHPELPEFVAGGSPKNPLGPRAMYLHRDGVDTGYRFHGTLEPWSIGKDASSGCIRMFNEDAIDLYQRCPIGTAVQVLPHIADQAESTTQVSQTTPVE, encoded by the coding sequence ATGGTGGGGACCCGCAGAGATATTTTGCTTGGTGGTTTGGCGTTACTTGGCGCCGGTGCAGTCGGGAAACCGGCGCTCGCCGCGGCGTCTTCCTATTTTGGTGGCACGATCGTCGATAATGGCGTGACGTTCCGAGGGACCAACTTCGCCAAGATCGACAAACAGTGGCACCGCCAGGTCGTCAAATACTTCAGCAGCGAGCCGATCGGCACCGTCGTCGTCGATACAAGGCACCATTTTCTTTACGTGATTATGGAGAACAAGACCGCCATCCGCTACGGCGTCGGCGTCGGTCGCGAGGGCTTCAAATGGTTCGGCCGCGCCACGATCGATGCCAAATCGCTTTGGCCGCGCTGGACGCCGCCGCCGGAGATGCGCAAGCGCCATCCAGAACTGCCGGAATTCGTGGCGGGAGGCTCCCCGAAGAACCCGCTTGGCCCGCGCGCCATGTACCTGCATCGCGACGGCGTCGACACCGGCTATCGCTTCCATGGCACGCTTGAGCCCTGGAGCATCGGCAAGGATGCCTCCAGCGGCTGTATCCGCATGTTCAACGAGGACGCCATCGATCTTTACCAGCGCTGCCCCATCGGCACGGCCGTACAGGTTCTCCCGCATATCGCCGACCAGGCTGAAAGCACCACTCAGGTCAGCCAAACAACTCCGGTCGAATAA
- a CDS encoding beta-glucosidase — protein sequence MIDSILDQMTLEEQVSLLSGADFWTTVPVERLGVPKIKVTDGPNGARGAGSLVAGVKATCFPVGVALGATWNPDLVRQMGVALARQAKSKGAAVLLAPTVNIHRSGLNGRNFECYSEDPMLTAELAVAYIDGVQGEGIAATIKHFAGNESEIERQTMSSDIDERTLREIYLPPFEQAVRRAGVMAVMSSYNRLNGTYTSEHHWLLTKVLREEWGFDGIVMSDWFGSHSTEETINAGLDLEMPGPARDRGEKLVAAVREGKVEAATVRAAARRMLRLLERVGAFEKKPDLTEQAIDLPEDRALIRRLGAEGAVLLKNDGILPLAKTSLDRIAVIGPNAASARVMGGGSAQMAAHYTVSPLEGIRAALSNANSISHAVGCRHNRLIDVFKGKITVEYFKGRGCQGNPLHVETVDKGEFFWFELPSGELDPADFSARMKMQFVPEESGDHVFGMTNAGLARLFVDAVLTVDGHDGWTRGENYFGTANDEQRGTLTLEAGRDYAVTVEYEPSTASGEGINLIAVRFGLEKPLGEADIGAAVETARNADVALLFVGRDGEWDTEGLDLPDMRLPGRQEELIERVAAVNANTVVVLQTGGPVEMPWLGKVRAVLQIWYPGQELGNAVADILFGDAEPGGRLPQTFPKALADNSAITGDPIVYPGKDGHVRYAEGVFVGYRHHDIRAVEPLFPFGFGLGYTRFDWGAPRLSASEMGAEGVTVSVDLTNIGDRAGSELVQLYVRSPKTKVERPDKELRAFAKLSLQPGETGTVTMKILPRDLAYFDVGAGAFRAEPGDYQLVVAANAADIRFVIDLPLPFDYVLPPSH from the coding sequence ATGATCGATTCCATTCTCGACCAGATGACGCTCGAGGAGCAGGTCTCCCTGCTATCCGGCGCCGATTTCTGGACGACCGTTCCTGTCGAGCGTCTCGGCGTACCGAAGATCAAGGTGACAGACGGGCCGAATGGCGCCCGCGGCGCCGGCTCACTGGTCGCCGGCGTCAAGGCGACCTGTTTTCCCGTCGGCGTCGCCCTCGGCGCCACCTGGAATCCTGATCTCGTCCGGCAGATGGGTGTGGCGCTGGCGCGTCAGGCAAAGAGCAAGGGTGCGGCGGTACTGCTGGCGCCCACGGTGAATATCCATCGCTCCGGCCTCAACGGACGCAATTTCGAATGTTATTCCGAAGATCCGATGCTGACCGCCGAACTCGCCGTCGCCTATATCGACGGCGTCCAGGGCGAGGGGATCGCGGCGACGATCAAGCACTTCGCCGGCAATGAATCCGAGATCGAGCGGCAGACCATGTCCTCCGATATCGACGAGCGGACGTTGCGCGAAATCTATCTGCCGCCCTTCGAACAGGCCGTCCGCCGCGCCGGCGTGATGGCCGTCATGTCTTCCTATAACCGCCTCAACGGCACCTATACGAGCGAGCATCACTGGCTGCTGACCAAGGTGCTGCGTGAGGAATGGGGATTTGACGGGATCGTCATGTCCGACTGGTTCGGATCGCATTCGACTGAAGAGACGATCAACGCCGGTCTCGATCTTGAAATGCCGGGTCCGGCGCGCGATCGCGGCGAGAAGCTGGTTGCCGCCGTGCGCGAGGGCAAGGTTGAGGCCGCCACTGTGCGGGCGGCGGCGCGGCGCATGTTGCGTCTGCTCGAGCGGGTCGGCGCCTTCGAGAAGAAGCCCGATCTCACCGAGCAGGCGATCGATCTGCCTGAAGACCGGGCACTGATCCGGCGCCTCGGCGCGGAAGGCGCGGTCCTCCTCAAGAACGACGGCATCCTGCCGCTTGCCAAGACCTCGCTCGACCGGATTGCCGTTATTGGCCCCAATGCCGCAAGCGCGCGTGTCATGGGCGGCGGCAGTGCGCAGATGGCGGCGCATTATACGGTTAGCCCGCTCGAAGGCATTCGGGCCGCGCTTTCCAATGCCAACAGCATCAGCCATGCGGTCGGCTGCCGCCACAACCGTCTGATCGACGTGTTCAAGGGAAAGATCACCGTCGAATATTTCAAGGGGCGTGGCTGTCAGGGCAATCCGCTGCATGTCGAGACCGTCGACAAGGGCGAGTTCTTCTGGTTCGAGCTGCCGTCGGGCGAACTCGACCCCGCAGATTTCTCGGCCCGGATGAAGATGCAATTCGTGCCCGAGGAGAGCGGTGATCATGTCTTCGGCATGACCAATGCCGGCCTGGCGCGGCTCTTCGTCGATGCTGTGCTGACGGTCGACGGCCATGATGGCTGGACGCGCGGCGAGAACTATTTCGGCACAGCCAATGACGAGCAGCGCGGCACCCTGACGCTCGAAGCCGGCCGGGACTATGCGGTTACCGTCGAGTATGAGCCGTCTACCGCGAGCGGGGAGGGCATCAACCTCATCGCCGTCCGTTTCGGTCTGGAAAAGCCGCTCGGCGAGGCCGATATCGGGGCAGCCGTCGAGACGGCCCGCAATGCCGATGTTGCGCTTCTCTTCGTCGGCCGCGATGGCGAATGGGATACCGAGGGTCTGGACCTGCCCGACATGCGGCTTCCCGGCCGGCAGGAGGAACTGATCGAGCGGGTTGCGGCTGTCAACGCCAACACCGTGGTCGTGTTGCAGACCGGCGGCCCGGTGGAAATGCCCTGGCTCGGCAAGGTTCGCGCCGTGCTGCAGATCTGGTATCCGGGGCAGGAACTGGGCAATGCCGTCGCCGATATCCTGTTCGGCGATGCCGAGCCCGGCGGGCGCCTGCCGCAGACCTTCCCGAAGGCGCTGGCCGACAATTCCGCCATCACTGGCGATCCCATCGTCTATCCCGGCAAGGATGGGCATGTACGCTATGCCGAAGGCGTCTTCGTCGGCTACCGTCATCACGACATACGCGCCGTCGAGCCGCTCTTCCCCTTCGGCTTCGGCCTTGGCTATACGCGCTTTGACTGGGGTGCGCCGCGGCTTTCGGCCAGCGAAATGGGCGCCGAAGGCGTGACTGTCAGTGTCGATCTGACCAATATCGGCGACCGGGCGGGATCGGAACTGGTGCAGCTTTATGTGCGTTCACCGAAGACCAAAGTGGAGCGGCCGGACAAGGAACTGCGCGCCTTCGCAAAGTTATCGCTGCAGCCCGGTGAGACCGGCACGGTCACAATGAAGATCCTGCCGCGCGATCTCGCTTATTTCGACGTCGGGGCCGGTGCCTTTCGGGCCGAACCGGGCGACTATCAGCTGGTCGTGGCGGCGAATGCCGCGGATATCAGGTTCGTCATCGATCTGCCGTTACCATTCGATTATGTGCTGCCACCTTCACATTAA
- the ggt gene encoding gamma-glutamyltransferase gives MRNATIVAPQPEAVEAGAEVLERGGNAIDAALACAFVQGVVDPQMAGIGGFGSMHVYMPKKGVHEILEFYARAPLKAAPDMWLDKIKHQSRDGFGYVLEGNISDIGYLAVCTPGSLKGYETALRDYGTFDWADLIKPAIHLARNGFMIRNHMHWYWAKDQSNDGFANTLAKLRFSATGRKTYFHDDGTLKNVGDLLVNKDMAETLERIARSGDSDIFYHGELAEQIADDFKTHGGLIDREDLARYELSKVEPVWGDYRDNRIATSPPPGSGFSMLELLHIMEQFDVGSLQHGSTEHVRILFEAMKRMTIDKDAHMGDPAYVDVPYEKLLSKEHAKAHAGAIKAGEIASVSRPDGSQRDTTHISVIDKDGNAVAMTHTLGSPSGAITDGLGFMYNGTMSRFNPLPGKPGSIAPGKRRPSSAAPTIVFKGDEPSIVMGAPGGSYIAPAVAQSLMNMIDFDMSVLEAVSAPRIVGVSNTIDICNRIRHSVEDGLRAQGYQVARSPQTYAFAAVHAIKIDGGISKGAADPQRDGMAISVG, from the coding sequence ATGAGAAATGCAACGATCGTAGCGCCTCAGCCGGAGGCAGTCGAAGCCGGGGCGGAAGTTCTCGAACGCGGCGGCAATGCCATCGACGCAGCACTCGCCTGTGCTTTCGTCCAAGGGGTGGTCGACCCGCAGATGGCCGGCATCGGCGGCTTCGGCTCGATGCATGTCTACATGCCGAAAAAGGGCGTGCACGAGATCCTCGAATTTTATGCGCGCGCGCCGTTGAAGGCTGCACCGGACATGTGGCTCGACAAGATCAAGCACCAGAGCCGCGACGGCTTCGGCTACGTGCTTGAAGGCAATATTTCCGATATCGGCTACCTTGCCGTCTGCACCCCCGGCTCGCTCAAGGGCTATGAGACCGCGCTGCGCGACTACGGCACCTTCGATTGGGCCGATCTCATCAAGCCGGCCATCCACCTTGCCCGTAACGGTTTCATGATCCGAAACCACATGCACTGGTATTGGGCCAAGGACCAGTCGAACGACGGCTTTGCCAACACGCTCGCCAAGCTGCGCTTTTCTGCAACGGGCCGGAAAACCTATTTCCACGACGACGGCACGCTCAAGAATGTCGGCGACCTGCTCGTCAACAAGGACATGGCCGAGACCCTCGAACGCATCGCGCGAAGCGGCGACTCGGACATTTTCTATCACGGCGAACTGGCCGAACAGATCGCCGACGATTTCAAGACACATGGCGGCTTGATCGATCGGGAGGATCTGGCGCGTTACGAATTATCGAAGGTAGAGCCGGTTTGGGGCGACTACCGCGACAACCGCATTGCTACCTCACCTCCGCCAGGCTCGGGCTTCTCGATGCTCGAACTCCTGCATATCATGGAGCAGTTCGATGTCGGCTCGCTGCAGCATGGCAGCACCGAACATGTCCGCATCCTGTTCGAAGCGATGAAGCGGATGACGATCGACAAGGACGCGCATATGGGCGATCCCGCCTATGTCGACGTGCCCTATGAAAAGCTGCTGTCGAAAGAGCATGCAAAGGCGCATGCCGGCGCGATCAAGGCGGGCGAGATCGCCAGTGTTTCGCGTCCTGATGGCTCACAGCGCGACACTACCCACATCTCGGTGATCGATAAGGACGGCAATGCAGTCGCGATGACCCACACCCTCGGCAGCCCCTCGGGCGCGATCACCGACGGCCTCGGCTTCATGTATAATGGCACGATGAGCCGCTTTAATCCGCTTCCCGGCAAGCCCGGGTCGATCGCACCCGGCAAGCGGCGTCCCAGCTCGGCTGCACCGACGATCGTCTTCAAGGGCGACGAGCCCAGCATCGTCATGGGAGCGCCAGGCGGCAGCTATATCGCGCCGGCCGTTGCGCAATCCCTGATGAACATGATTGATTTCGACATGTCCGTGCTCGAAGCCGTCTCGGCGCCAAGGATTGTAGGGGTGTCAAACACGATCGACATCTGCAATCGGATTCGACACTCTGTCGAAGACGGGCTGCGGGCGCAGGGCTACCAGGTGGCGCGGTCGCCGCAGACATACGCGTTCGCCGCAGTCCACGCGATCAAGATTGACGGCGGCATCTCGAAAGGCGCGGCCGATCCGCAGCGCGACGGGATGGCGATCTCCGTCGGCTAA
- a CDS encoding alpha/beta hydrolase, with product MQELGTGEAVARAKAIYDYGQTAIFASQADPRLHMVLYVPPTAADGRELDLLVAVHGTGRTSAIDFRDGFAEFGLYNDCAILCPIFPVGVLGDGARSGYKFLEEGDIRYDQVVLAMVAEMADKYRQNWSKFAMFGFSGGGHFVHRFTILHPEKLWAASIGAPGSVTLLDPTRDWWVGIRDLEARFGKPFRPEDLARVPVHMIVGDADLETWEITHKPGGKYYMDGANDAGNTRPERLAALANSFRKAGVDVTFDRVPGVSHDRMKVLGHVKAFLAKVLEERLAK from the coding sequence ATGCAGGAACTTGGAACGGGCGAAGCCGTCGCCCGGGCGAAGGCCATCTATGACTATGGCCAGACGGCCATCTTCGCCTCTCAGGCCGATCCCCGCCTCCATATGGTGCTTTATGTGCCACCGACGGCGGCAGATGGCCGCGAGCTCGACCTCCTGGTCGCGGTCCACGGCACCGGGCGCACGTCGGCCATCGACTTCCGCGACGGTTTTGCCGAATTCGGGCTCTACAACGACTGCGCCATCCTTTGCCCAATCTTCCCGGTTGGCGTTCTCGGCGATGGTGCGCGTTCCGGCTACAAGTTCCTTGAGGAAGGCGACATCCGTTACGACCAGGTCGTCCTCGCCATGGTCGCGGAGATGGCCGACAAATACCGCCAGAACTGGTCCAAATTCGCCATGTTCGGCTTCTCCGGCGGCGGGCATTTCGTGCACCGTTTCACCATCCTGCATCCGGAAAAACTCTGGGCGGCATCCATCGGCGCACCTGGTTCCGTCACCCTTCTGGATCCGACGCGTGACTGGTGGGTCGGCATTCGGGATCTGGAGGCGCGCTTCGGCAAGCCCTTCCGGCCCGAAGATCTCGCCAGGGTGCCGGTGCATATGATCGTCGGCGATGCCGATCTGGAGACCTGGGAAATCACCCACAAGCCGGGCGGCAAATATTATATGGACGGCGCCAACGACGCCGGCAACACCCGGCCCGAGCGCCTTGCCGCCCTGGCGAACTCATTCCGCAAAGCGGGTGTCGATGTGACATTCGATCGTGTTCCGGGCGTCTCTCACGACCGGATGAAGGTTCTCGGTCACGTCAAGGCCTTCCTGGCAAAGGTGCTGGAGGAGCGGCTCGCGAAATGA
- a CDS encoding ABC transporter permease, protein MAEPNTQDTSAPTPEPGRLSKGIADFFSSPAAAIAFLTLVIICCLALLAPWISPQNPYDLMQLDIMDGRLPPGSESMTGLVYHLGTDSQGRDILSGILYGLRTSLLVGVLSAFAAAIIGTSAGLFAAYMGGRTETAMMRLVDLQLSFPTILMALMMLAILGKGVSNVVIALIIAEWATYARTVRGTALVEREKEYIEAARMLRLPGWRILFRHLLPNCLAPVIVIATMQIARAISLEATLSILGLGASVTEPSLGMLISTGYQYLLTGLYWISFFPGIALLVTIAAINLVGDRLRDVLNPRNMS, encoded by the coding sequence ATGGCCGAACCAAACACGCAAGACACAAGCGCTCCAACGCCCGAACCCGGTCGTCTGTCGAAAGGGATCGCGGATTTCTTCAGCTCTCCGGCAGCCGCGATCGCATTCCTCACGCTGGTGATCATCTGTTGCCTGGCGTTGCTCGCGCCATGGATTTCCCCGCAAAATCCCTATGATTTGATGCAGCTCGACATCATGGACGGGCGACTGCCGCCGGGGTCCGAATCCATGACCGGGCTCGTCTATCACCTCGGTACCGACAGCCAGGGCCGCGATATCCTGTCCGGCATCCTCTATGGCCTGCGCACCTCGTTACTGGTGGGCGTTCTGTCGGCTTTCGCTGCTGCCATTATCGGAACCTCTGCCGGGCTGTTCGCCGCTTACATGGGAGGGCGCACGGAAACCGCAATGATGCGGCTCGTCGACCTGCAGCTGTCTTTTCCCACCATCTTGATGGCGCTCATGATGCTCGCCATCCTCGGCAAGGGTGTGTCCAACGTCGTGATCGCACTGATTATCGCCGAGTGGGCGACTTATGCCCGCACGGTCCGCGGCACCGCTCTGGTCGAGCGCGAAAAGGAATATATCGAGGCGGCCCGGATGCTGCGCCTGCCCGGATGGCGCATCCTCTTCAGGCACCTGCTGCCGAACTGTCTTGCGCCGGTCATCGTCATAGCCACCATGCAGATCGCCAGGGCGATCAGCCTCGAAGCAACCTTGTCCATCCTCGGTCTCGGTGCATCCGTGACCGAACCCTCGCTCGGCATGCTGATCTCGACCGGCTACCAGTATCTTCTGACAGGCCTCTACTGGATCAGTTTCTTCCCAGGCATTGCCCTTCTGGTCACGATTGCGGCGATCAATCTCGTCGGCGACCGGCTACGCGATGTCCTCAACCCGAGGAACATGTCATGA
- a CDS encoding ABC transporter ATP-binding protein: MMTAMPLIEARNVSQRFGAKPDLAAKIALKLKLAKPAPVVHALDDVSLSIRPGEVVGLVGESGCGKSTLGRAIAGITSPSQGHILWKGMDRSAMSKGEQHQFGLASQMIFQNPMAALNPRMTVEELIWEAPRTHGLARSTERDAYVDRYLMLAGFNPAMKKRYPHQFSGGQRQRVNIARALAVQPKFLVCDESVAALDVSIQAQVINLFMELRDKLDLTYLFVSHDLGVVEHISDRVAIMYLGRIVEEAPVEEVFRRPNHPYTKALLAEVPRIEPGKRQFKPVDGELPSPINPPKGCHFHPRCPFAMDRCHMEVPVKKEIAPGHLSACHLNDE, translated from the coding sequence ATGATGACCGCCATGCCCCTGATCGAAGCGAGGAACGTGTCGCAGCGCTTCGGAGCCAAGCCCGACCTGGCCGCCAAGATCGCGCTCAAGCTCAAGCTGGCCAAACCGGCGCCTGTCGTTCACGCACTTGATGATGTCAGCCTCAGCATCCGGCCTGGAGAGGTTGTCGGCCTTGTCGGCGAAAGCGGCTGCGGAAAGTCGACGCTTGGCCGCGCCATTGCAGGGATCACCTCGCCGAGCCAGGGCCACATTCTCTGGAAGGGGATGGACCGAAGCGCCATGTCGAAAGGCGAGCAGCATCAGTTCGGTCTCGCCAGCCAGATGATCTTCCAGAACCCGATGGCGGCTCTCAATCCGCGAATGACCGTCGAGGAGCTTATCTGGGAGGCGCCTCGAACACATGGGCTTGCCCGCTCGACGGAACGCGACGCCTATGTCGACAGATATTTGATGCTGGCCGGTTTCAACCCGGCCATGAAAAAGCGATACCCGCACCAGTTTTCCGGTGGCCAGCGGCAACGCGTCAACATTGCGCGCGCGCTTGCCGTGCAGCCGAAATTCCTCGTCTGTGACGAAAGCGTCGCGGCGCTCGACGTTTCCATCCAGGCCCAGGTCATCAACCTGTTCATGGAACTTCGTGACAAGCTCGACCTGACCTATTTGTTCGTCAGCCATGATCTCGGCGTCGTGGAACATATTTCCGACCGCGTTGCGATCATGTATCTCGGCCGCATCGTCGAAGAGGCGCCCGTCGAGGAAGTTTTCAGGCGGCCCAATCATCCTTACACGAAAGCGCTCTTGGCCGAGGTGCCGCGCATCGAACCCGGCAAACGACAGTTCAAGCCCGTCGATGGCGAACTCCCCAGCCCGATAAACCCGCCGAAAGGCTGTCACTTCCATCCGAGATGCCCATTCGCGATGGACCGCTGTCATATGGAAGTGCCGGTGAAAAAGGAAATTGCACCGGGGCATCTGTCGGCTTGCCATCTCAATGATGAATGA
- a CDS encoding ABC transporter ATP-binding protein: MTPLLQVSNLVTEFGDGRGRPSLCAVNDVSFTVERGKVLGLVGESGSGKSVTGFSIMRLLDKPGRVAGGRVIFDGADIAKYSDEEMRQLRGKRIAMVFQDPMMTLNPVLTVGTQMVEAVQAHERVSKDAARQWARDALALVGIPSPEERLAAYPHQFSGGMRQRVAIAIALLHKPDLIIADEPTTALDVTIQSQIISEFQKLTEGGNTAVIWITHDLAIVSRLADEIAVMYAGRLVETGPVGKVLTDPHHPYTAGLIASVPSQNRRGEPLRQIRGMTPAINRLPQGCSFRTRCDRATDGCLVMPALMPEGDRSFRCIHPVTKEIA, encoded by the coding sequence ATGACCCCGTTGCTGCAAGTGAGCAATCTCGTCACCGAATTCGGCGACGGCAGGGGACGCCCCAGCCTTTGCGCCGTCAATGATGTGTCGTTTACGGTGGAGCGCGGCAAGGTCCTTGGTCTTGTGGGAGAATCCGGATCCGGAAAATCGGTGACCGGCTTCTCGATCATGCGGCTTCTCGATAAACCCGGCCGGGTTGCCGGCGGCAGGGTCATCTTCGACGGCGCCGACATTGCGAAATATTCGGACGAGGAGATGCGGCAGCTACGCGGCAAGCGGATCGCCATGGTATTCCAGGATCCGATGATGACGCTCAATCCGGTCCTGACGGTCGGGACGCAGATGGTGGAAGCCGTCCAGGCACATGAGCGTGTCTCAAAGGATGCCGCCAGGCAGTGGGCGCGGGATGCTTTGGCGCTGGTCGGAATACCAAGCCCTGAAGAAAGGCTTGCCGCCTACCCACATCAGTTTTCCGGCGGAATGCGCCAGCGCGTGGCGATTGCCATCGCGCTTCTTCACAAGCCGGACCTTATCATTGCCGATGAACCGACAACAGCGCTGGATGTGACGATCCAGAGCCAGATCATTTCCGAATTCCAGAAACTCACCGAAGGGGGAAATACGGCGGTGATCTGGATCACCCACGATCTGGCGATCGTCTCAAGATTGGCCGATGAGATCGCTGTCATGTATGCCGGCCGCCTCGTCGAGACCGGACCGGTGGGCAAGGTTCTGACCGATCCCCACCATCCCTACACTGCCGGCCTGATCGCTTCCGTTCCTTCGCAAAACAGACGCGGAGAGCCGCTTCGCCAGATCCGCGGCATGACGCCGGCGATCAACCGCCTCCCACAGGGATGCAGTTTTCGTACGCGCTGTGATCGGGCAACCGACGGCTGTCTGGTCATGCCGGCGCTCATGCCGGAAGGTGATCGCTCCTTCCGCTGCATTCACCCCGTAACGAAAGAGATAGCATGA